Proteins from a single region of Macrotis lagotis isolate mMagLag1 chromosome 2, bilby.v1.9.chrom.fasta, whole genome shotgun sequence:
- the LOC141515078 gene encoding nascent polypeptide-associated complex subunit alpha, which yields MPGEATETVPATEQELPQPQAETGSGTESDSDESVPELEEQDSTQATTQQAQLAAAAEIDEEPVSKAKQSRSEKKARKAMSKLGLRQVTGVTRVTIRKSKNILFVITKPDVYKSPASDTYIVFGEAKIEDLSQQAQLAAAEKFKVQGEAVSNIQENTQTPTVQEESEEEEVDETGVEVKDIELVMSQANVSRAKAVRALKNNSNDIVNAIMELTM from the exons ATGCCCGGCGAAGCGACAGAAACCGTCCCGGCCACAGAGCAAGAGTTGCCACAGCCCCAGGCTGAGACAG GGTCTGGAACAGAGTCTGATAGTGATGAATCAGTACCAGAGCTTGAGGAACAGGATTCTACACAGGCAACCACACAACAGGCCCAG TTGGCAGCAGCTGCTGAGATTGATGAGGAGCCAGTCAGTAAAGCAAAACAGAGTCGAAGTGAAAAGAAAGCACGAAAG GCTATGTCCAAACTGGGACTTCGACAAGTGACAGGGGTTACTAGAGTCACCATTCGGAAATCTAAGAATATCCTCTTTGTAATCACAAAGCCCGATGTCTACAAGAGCCCAGCTTCAGATACCTACATAGTCTTTGGGGAAGCCAAG attgAGGATCTCTCTCAGCAGGCACAGCTAGCTGCTGCTGAAAAATTCAAAGTTCAGGGTGAAGCCGTTTCAAACATACAGGAAAATACACAGACTCCAACTGTacaagaagaaagtgaagaagaagag GTTGATGAAACAGGTGTGGAAGTTAAGGACATAGAATTGGTCATGTCCCAGGCAAATGTCTCCAGAGCAAAGGCTGTCCGAGCCCTAAAGAACAACAGTAATGATATTGTAAATGCTATTATG GAGTTAACGATGTAA
- the LOC141515077 gene encoding uncharacterized protein LOC141515077: protein MGLDNSPLFFPFPSLFYSLFPPAKLPVSFSAALAQPGPVPPLPPPPLSSFSPIPQPPCPLNTPDQPSPFSLPSAPGLTTGTSWPSVVPFSQASPLTTLPLGAGPPQAPATYSLPPSSPMATPAFLPDLIGPPISPAALALASPMISPALKGASSSSSAPLSLVALAPSSAQKSMEASPNPMSQNTPGTVTSLLSATNPRIPVPKVVSTSVTVTPHESADPKGTSSPPDVVTALSPHLGTTLASKSNTLLQTASASPLSIQAAPVAIPSPASMTPKAFTTLPGPAVSHEDQVVSLSSGAATQIDSDNFLKPKSPAPITIPLGISSQGPSTSSTILGSPVTLFPKDPMVSPVVPSSQAGSPFSLLMPPIQKDPSSINKAPKLSSGPSSVAPSPPISPTSPLSPPIVSLGPRAPPLGSLSLKGPPTPDVITTQIAVLAPSTVTDTVPISLEEGSCSLGNNLFISSHSADSKALALSPVVPKEPSVAASSLKTPDSLALKELKDSQVVPMSPLGVSTPIHTDSPAKKVPITLPLTCVTPENPSTCSLKSSPGSPLPAIVPSLTVPTPPTTNAPNPILEVSGTPKVPVAKIDLSTPSPFVVPDSPPTSISLALKGSPTTTAVVPSPQIGSPTKKNSATLSPVTPKETTSTPATTLSPLDFTLSSTTPKDYMAKKGPTSPSTVAISSLGASVTPQTPEILPDKTCFAAVPVSLTQASGIPQSAAVSSVLPDTITPSPKETSDFPPVATSPLEATVAPNRSPTKKNSVSPLASVTPPLKGSPTSPLVTVPHKGTPVPPAAAPPSPKGASTMPPAVPPPTPKGGPTNPKEGPAVMPPSPKEVPVPPAVPSPTPKGAPAPAVTASPQTPKVPPTKKGSAAAKGAPIPPVSVSTKVTSDSSPVATSPLEATVSPPPSKTPSAKKGSSAAAKDPTPQVSTSVSPKVTSDSSPVATSSLEATVSPPPSKAPPTKKGSATSPEATKGSSAPQVSTSVSPKVTSDSSPVATCPLEATLSPPPSKTAKKGSAAVKGSSTSVSSKATSDSSPVATSPLEATVSPPPSKAAKKGSAAVKAPPTPQVSTSVSSKVTSDSSPVVTSLEATVSSPPSKAAKKDSAAAKGSPIPPATTSASLKDTSDSSPVPVSPAPPAKKGSATSLAVAKGAPIPPASTSVSSKVTSDSSTATTSPLETSVSPSPPKASPAKKGSAASPTAPKGAPTSPVSTSVSPKVTSDSSPVAPFSLEATASPSPKAPPAKKGSAASPTATKGAPTPTTGTSPSPKGSLPKKGSSVLPDLAHKEAPDSSDMIPPPKDGPVPPSPKSVSPATVLTITPKESTEVVSPLVTSVSPKDPPTKKSSAPTTPKSTPIVSTSKGSSVKKGHATSPHRSPISPAASPAPSTKIGTVGAPVGQKVASPQASKGSSAIEKGEGPASPSKDFTVPTPTPSSPLVVAASESNLTKTESASLSPTLIPPVSLPLIPSPVPPPLLPKQQPLLPSSPGPVPEAPCKPQAPADEDELPPLIPPEPPSGGVPFQPVLVDMPIPKTTGVPAPIPPAKQPILKNNKGIRLGLPCAWCVARTLLRATHQY, encoded by the coding sequence ATGGGATTGGATAACTcacctttgttttttcctttcccctccctcttttattctctcttccctccagcTAAACTCCCTGTGTCTTTTAGTGCTGCTTTGGCCCAACCTGGACCtgttcctccccttccccctcctcccctctcttctttctctcccattcCCCAGCCTCCTTGTCCTTTGAATACACCTGACcaaccctcccctttctctcttccttcagcCCCTGGTTTAACTACAGGAACCTCTTGGCCTTCTGTAGTACCCTTTTCCCAGGCATCCCCTTTAACAACCCTCCCTCTAGGGGCTGGTCCTCCCCAAGCTCCAGCCACTTACAGTTTGCCACCATCTTCCCCCATGGCCACACCAGCCTTTCTCCCAGATCTAATAGGACCTCCCATCTCCCCAGCTGCCCTAGCTCTGGCTTCCCCTATGATTTCCCCAGCTCTGAAAGgggcttcttcttcttcttcagctCCTTTGTCTCTGGTGGCCTTGGCACCCTCCTCTGCTCAAAAGAGCATGGAGGCTTCACCCAATCCAATGAGCCAAAATACACCTGGGACTGTCACATCTCTGCTATCTGCAACGAATCCTAGAATTCCAGTCCCAAAAGTGGTTTCCACCTCTGTCACAGTTACCCCTCATGAGTCTGCTGACCCAAAAGGCACTTCGAGCCCTCCAGATGTAGTCACTGCTCTCTCACCACATCTTGGAACTACTCTAGCCTCTAAATCAAACACTCTCCTCCAGACAGCGTCTGCCTCACCTCTTTCAATCCAGGCTGCTCCTGTGGCCATCCCTTCCCCAGCATCCATGACTCCAAAAGCCTTCACCACTCTTCCAGGCCCTGCTGTCTCACATGAAGATCAAGTTGTTTCTCTCAGCTCTGGAGCTGCAACTCAGATAGActctgataatttcttaaaacctAAAAGCCCTGCCCCAATCACCATTCCTCTAGGTATCTCTTCCCAGGGACCTTCAACTTCCTCTACAATCCTAGGATCCCCTGTTACTCTATTTCCTAAAGACCCAATGGTTTCTCCTGTTGTGCCCAGTTCACAGGCAGGGAGCCCATTTTCCTTACTGATGCCACCTATTCAGAAAGATCCTTCTTCCATAAACAAAGCCCCTAAATTGTCTTCTGGACCATCATCTGTTGCCCCTTCTCCACCAATTTCCCCTACTTCTCCCTTGTCTCCACCTATTGTATCTTTAGGACCTAGAGCTCCTCCCCTTGGGAGCCTATCCCTAAAAGGACCCCCTACTCCTGATGTAATAACCACACAAATTGCAGTGCTGGCTCCTTCTACTGTAACTGATACTGTACCCATTTCCCTTGAGGAGGGGAGCTGTTCATTGGGTAAtaacctttttatttcttcacattCAGCAGATTCCAAGGCCTTAGCTCTATCCCCTGTAGTTCCCAAGGAGCCTTCTGTTGCAGCCTCTTCTCTTAAGACCCCTGACTCCCTGGCTCTGAAGGAGCTCAAAGATTCCCAAGTTGTCCCCATGTCTCCTCTTGGAGTCTCTACTCCAATCCATACAGATTCTCCAGCCAAGAAAGTACCTATTACTTTACCTTTGACCTGTGTGACTCCTGAAAATCCCTCAACTTGTTCTTTAAAATCCTCACCAGGATCTCCTCTTCCTGCTATTGTCCCCTCTCTGACAGTACCTACTCCTCCAACCACAAATGCACCCAATCCTATTCTAGAGGTCTCTGGCACTCCAAAAGTCCCTGTGGCCAAAATAGATCTTTCCACTCCCTCTCCTTTTGTAGTCCCTGATAGCCCCCCGACCTCTATTAGCCTAGCCCTCAAAGGCTCCCCTACCACTACAGCTGTAGTCCCCTCCCCTCAGATAGGCTCCCCGACAAAGAAAAATTCTGCTACTCTTTCCCCTGTAACTCCCAAAGAAACCACTAGTACTCCAGCTACAACTCTCTCCCCTCTGGACTTCACACTCTCTTCTACAACTCCAAAAGACTACATGGCAAAAAAGGGTCCTACATCTCCCTCAACTGttgctatttcttctttgggggCCTCTGTCACTCCTCAAACTCCAGAGATACTCCCAGATAAGACATGCTTTGCTGCAGTCCCTGTTTCTTTAACTCAAGCTTCTGGGATTCCCCAAAGTGCAGCAGTTTCATCTGTTTTACCAGATACTATAACTCCGTCCCCCAAAGAGACTTCTGATTTCCCACCTGTAGCCACCTCTCCTTTAGAGGCCACTGTAGCTCCTAACAGATCCCCAACTAAAAAGAACTCTGTTTCTCCTCTTGCCTCAGTCACTCCACCTCTGAAAGGGTCACCTACATCCCCACTTGTGACTGTCCCCCACAAAGGGACCCCTGTTCCACCAGCTGCAGCTCCACCGTCTCCCAAAGGGgcctccactatgccacctgctGTGCCTCCTCCAACTCCTAAAGGAGGCCCCACTAACCCTAAGGAGGGCCCAGCTGTAATGCCACCATCCCCTAAAGAGGTCCCTGTTCCACCAGCTGTGCCTTCTCCAACCCCCAAAGGGGCCCCTGCTCCAGCAGTAACAGCCTCTCCTCAGACTCCTAAAGTACCCCCAACCAAGAAGGGCTCTGCAGCAGCTAAAGGTGCCCCTATTCCCCCAGTTTCTGTGTCTACCAAAGTCACCTCTGATTCCTCACCTGTTGCCACCTCCCCTTTGGAAGCCACTGTCTCTCCTCCACCTTCTAAAACACCCTCAGCCAAGAAGGGCTCTTCTGCAGCAGCTAAAGACCCTACTCCCCAAGTTTCTACTTCTGTATCCCCCAAAGTCACTTCTGATTCTTCACCTGTAGCCACCTCTTCTTTGGAAGCCACTGTCTCCCCTCCACCTTCTAAAGCACCTCCAACCAAGAAGGGCTCTGCTACTTCCCCTGAAGCAACTAAAGGTTCTTCTGCTCCCCAAGTTTCTACTTCTGTGTCACCCAAAGTCACTTCTGATTCCTCACCTGTAGCTACCTGTCCTTTGGAGGCCACTCTCTCTCCTCCGCCTTCTAAAACAGCCAAGAAAGGCTCTGCAGCAGTTAAGGGTTCTTCTACTTCTGTGTCCTCCAAAGCCACTTCTGATTCCTCACCTGTAGCCACCTCTCCTTTGGAGGCCACCGTCTCTCCTCCACCTTCTAAAGCAGCCAAGAAAGGCTCTGCAGCAGTTAAAGCTCCTCCTACTCCCCAAGTTTCTACTTCTGTGTCCTCCAAAGTCACTTCTGATTCCTCACCTGTAGTCACTTCTTTGGAGGCCACTGTCTCTTCTCCACCTTCTAAAGCAGCCAAGAAAGACTCCGCAGCAGCTAAAGGTTCCCCTATTCCCCCAGCTACTACTTCTGCATCCCTCAAAGACACTTCTGATTCCTCACCTGTACCTGTCTCTCCTGCACCTCCAGCAAAGAAGGGCTCTGCCACTTCCCTGGCAGTAGCTAAAGGGGCCCCTATTCCCCCAGCTTCTACTTCTGTGTCTTCCAAAGTCACCTCTGATTCCTCAACTGCAACTACCTCTCCTTTGGAGACCTCTGTCTCTCCTTCACCTCCTAAAGCATCCCCAGCAAAGAAGGGCTCTGCTGCTTCACCCACGGCACCTAAAGGGGCCCCTACTTCCCCAGTTTCTACTTCTGTATCCCCCAAAGTCACTTCTGATTCCTCACCTGTAGCCCCCTTTTCTTTGGAGGCCACTGCCTCTCCATCTCCTAAAGCACCCCCAGCAAAGAAGGGTTCTGCTGCTTCCCCCACAGCAACTAAAGGGGCCCCTACTCCTACAACTGGTACTTCTCCATCCCCTAAAGGGTCCCTCCCCAAAAAGGGTTCTTCTGTTCTACCTGACTTAGCTCACAAAGAAGCTCCTGATTCCTCAGATATGATCCCACCTCCCAAAGATGGCCCTGTTCCTCCATCTCCCAAATCAGTTTCTCCTGCCACAGTGTTGACTATAACCCCTAAAGAATCCACTGAAGTGGTCTCACCTTTGGTAACCAGTGTCTCTCCTAAAGATCCCCCAACCAAAAAGAGTTCTGCCCCTACAACTCCCAAGAGTACCCCTATTGTCTCAACTTCAAAAGGCTCATCAGTCAAGAAGGGTCATGCAACTTCTCCCCATAGGTCTCCTATTTCCCCAGCAGCTTCCCCTGCTCCCTCAACTAAGATTGGCACTGTAGGAGCTCCTGTAGGCCAAAAAGTTGCTTCTCCCCAGGCTTCTAAAGGTTCCTCTGCTATTGAAAAGGGGGAAGGTCCTGCTTCCCCTTCAAAGGATTTCACAGTGCCTACTCCTACCCCATCCTCTCCTCTAGTAGTTGCTGCCTCTGAATCCAACCTTACTAAGACTGAGTCAGCTTCTCTATCTCCAACTCTCATCCCACCAGTTTCTTTGCCTCTTATTCCCTCCCCAGTCCCTCCTCCTTTGCTCCCTAAACAGCAGCCTCTTCTGCCGTCCTCACCTGGGCCGGTGCCCGAAGCACCCTGTAAGCCCCAAGCCCCAGCCGATGAGGACGAGCTGCCGCCTCTGATCCCCCCGGAACCACCCTCAGGGGGAGTGCCTTTCCAGCCGGTCCTGGTGGACATGCCCATACCCAAAACTACTGGGGTCCCTGCCCCAATCCCTCCTGCCAAGCAGCCCATTTTGAAGAACAACAAGGGTATTCGCCTTGGTTTGCCGTGTGCATGGTGTGTCGCCCGCACCCTTCTCAGGGCCACCCACCAATACTAA